From the Lusitaniella coriacea LEGE 07157 genome, one window contains:
- the fba gene encoding class II fructose-bisphosphate aldolase (catalyzes the reversible aldol condensation of dihydroxyacetonephosphate and glyceraldehyde 3-phosphate in the Calvin cycle, glycolysis, and/or gluconeogenesis), with the protein MALVPMRLLLDHAAENNYGIPAYNVNNMEQILAIMQAADEADSPVILQASRGARSYAGENFLRHLVIAAVETYPHIPIAMHQDHGNSPTTCYTAIRYGFTSVMMDGSLEADAKTPASFDYNVDVTAEVVKVAHAVGVSVEGELGCLGSLETGQGDKEDGHGFEGTLSKEQLLTDPDEAVEFVERTQVDALAVAIGTSHGAYKFTRKPTGEILAINRIEEIHRRLPNTHLVMHGSSSVPQDLIEIINEYGGTIPETYGVPVEEIQKGIKSGVRKVNIDTDNRLAITAAIRKAAMEDTKNFDPRHFLKPSIKMMKEVCLDRYQQFDTAGNASKIKQLTLDEYAAKYAKGELSAQTKKTIAV; encoded by the coding sequence ATGGCGCTCGTTCCTATGCGGTTATTGTTGGATCACGCAGCGGAAAATAATTATGGCATCCCTGCATACAATGTCAACAATATGGAGCAAATCCTGGCAATTATGCAGGCTGCTGATGAAGCAGATAGTCCAGTTATTCTACAAGCTTCTCGCGGTGCGCGTAGTTATGCAGGAGAGAATTTCTTGCGTCACCTCGTTATTGCAGCCGTGGAAACTTATCCTCATATTCCCATTGCCATGCACCAAGATCATGGCAACTCACCTACCACGTGCTACACCGCTATTCGTTATGGCTTCACCAGTGTCATGATGGATGGCTCCCTAGAAGCAGACGCGAAAACACCTGCAAGCTTCGACTATAACGTTGACGTTACGGCTGAAGTTGTTAAGGTCGCTCATGCTGTTGGCGTTAGCGTTGAAGGAGAACTCGGTTGCTTGGGTTCTTTAGAAACCGGTCAAGGCGACAAAGAAGACGGTCACGGCTTTGAAGGAACTCTCAGCAAAGAGCAGCTTTTGACTGACCCGGATGAGGCAGTTGAGTTTGTAGAACGCACTCAGGTTGATGCGCTTGCTGTTGCAATCGGAACCAGCCACGGTGCTTATAAGTTTACCCGCAAACCGACGGGTGAAATTCTTGCCATCAACCGCATTGAAGAAATTCACCGTCGCCTGCCGAACACTCACTTGGTCATGCACGGTTCTTCTTCCGTTCCTCAAGATTTAATTGAGATCATCAACGAGTACGGCGGTACGATTCCCGAAACCTACGGCGTACCTGTTGAAGAAATTCAAAAAGGGATCAAGAGTGGCGTGCGTAAGGTCAATATTGACACTGACAATCGTCTCGCGATTACTGCTGCAATTCGCAAGGCTGCGATGGAAGATACGAAGAATTTTGACCCCCGTCACTTCCTCAAGCCTTCCATCAAGATGATGAAAGAGGTTTGCTTAGACCGCTACCAACAGTTTGATACGGCTGGTAATGCAAGCAAGATCAAACAATTGACGCTGGATGAGTATGCAGCGAAGTATGCGAAGGGCGAACTGTCCGCGCAAACCAAAAAGACGATCGCGGTATAA